From one Babesia bovis T2Bo chromosome 3, whole genome shotgun sequence genomic stretch:
- a CDS encoding putative integral membrane protein: protein MIRLLAIPALLCSGFFVGGGVYAYLSKRSLVSLIMSSVFSGCFAGSTYVMIAQPERSIGFCLAATTSLLALAFGVYRMFLVEPTSTAKKHVATTIYSVGLGSSCFYIAVLVAKKLFETQATIHLKGL from the exons ATGATAAGATTGCTAGCAATACCAGCACTGCTCTGCAGTGGCTTCTTCGTGGGTGGAGGAGTATACGCATACCTGTCTAAAAGGTCCCTGGTATCACTCATTATGTCCTCAGTATTTTCTGGGTGCTTTGCCG GCTCAACGTACGTCATGATTGCCCAGCCTGAACGTAGTATTGGATTCTGCCTTGCAGCTACAACATCGTTACTGGCACTAGCATTCGGTGTCTACAGAATGTTCCTCGTGGAACCAACTTCG ACCGCCAAGAAACACGTGGCAACAACAATATACAGTGTTGGCCTAGGATCGTCttgtttctatattgcTGTCCTAGTGGCCAAGAAGCTGTTCGAGACACAGGCTACAATACACCTGAAAGGGTTGTAG
- a CDS encoding variant erythrocyte surface antigen-1, which yields MSATCKTGSDCGPGEKCLTQCPTNVKEAIDWVICMTGNDGCDCQKEKLKTDGATACVEKVAKGVEALLSQLRKDGDTSIKDEWPDIGELSKDSNYDSGQIATYITGLINCLGERLSKFLGCTKCTQKPSGTCPQKGTCGLVIDKYTYCYSSASGCCINTKESDQIHCAKILLGCIPLIFSSLTYLYWNCCANGNGGKWKDCPSTDDSTGSLCTYLVTLGYDTNKLNKCSGSTIVSFLSCFKELQDCLDVKQSDKNPKSYAEFVNKIQDFFSSTEKKEGKNIPLQRLYTGASVYFQAFQQKHNEKVDKAKRPETICELLYWLLGLPYTPVGTQVESGSLEVLFDEDDDSEDDEDSEENEVCGYLPSEKCCKSPATSSECRLSPANADSFLLPPCYYSAFVLMSIQGKLHPGTNTTVHQASSSGGMVTQQRGPFLHDVYANKHFEFYYPSFIRSWIVTVWDVVYALYFQLGFLYKQCKVDYATGYGWKNCTYGKGVTCNKSQTWICTTSPPQGAQHGECGKDTNRCSPLQGYLCDTLTDFKCKNNDQESDSKSESKAYCAHLKHRPSSQWCPIPMGFAKNMKPITPERKGEHLALILTAYFEENTDGSSLYQLVLFAGIVSLRPPRCLGDMFAFFCGIGRLCNTKPVPKKELLDNLLKDTMSGYPGTPKPEEITGPLKTLAGSCTQPSPSKGTCHSLCSLSPPDGSACDSCTKYICSLSWSVYTVFAKESFGSYLSWAVYLIDDFQTNLNCFLKYFENVECKSGCSHCTNKHKCHELNQSSGCQCKVIECKGILGALYRFGFTYQDAATLKSVKTCSDFLQQLKTVTDGNPLKELIRAVNQMLYSIRLAFIFWAWLLWTAAIVYLIFGLVVDLDILHIRSHIWLKHTHNIPAFNLFAARRLKYGIQVYFGR from the exons ATGTCGGCAACATGTAAGACAGGTTCTGATTGTGGCCCAGGTGAGAAATGCCTGACGCAGTGCCCTACCAATGTTAAGGAAGCTATTGATTGGGTCATATGTATGACCGGCAATGATG GTTGCGATTGTCAAAAAGAAAAACTAAAGA CAGATGGTGCGACTGCTTGTGTTGAGAAGGTTGCAAAGGGAGTTGAAGCACTGCTTTCGCAGTTAAGAAAGGATGGCGATACATCAATCAAGGATGAATGGCCTGATATTGGTGAACTCTCGAAGGATAGTAACTATGATTCTGGCCAAATTGCTACCTATATAACAGGATTGATTAACTGCCTAGGAGAGAGGTTGTCAAAATTTCTTGGTTGCACTAAGTGCACGCAAAAACCATCTGGCACATGCCCCCAAAAAGGTACATGTGGATTGGTTATCGATAAATATACGTATTGTTATTCTTCCGCATCGGGTTGCTGTATTAATACCAAAGAATCAGATCAAATACATTGCGCTAAAATATTATTAGGTTGTATCCCGCTAATATTTTCTTCTTTAACGTACTTGTACTGGAACTGCTGTGCTAATGGTAACGGTGGGAAATGGAAGGATTGCCCGTCAACTGATGATTCAACGGGATCGTTATGTACTTATTTGGTCACTCTAGGTTACGATACCAATAAACTTAATAAATGTAGTGGAAGTACTATCGTATCATTCCTCTCTTGTTTCAAGGAATTGCAAGATTGTTTGGATGTTAAGCAATCGGATAAAAACCCGAAGTCATATGCAGAATTCGTTAATAAGATTCAGGATTTTTTTTCTAGCACCGAGAAGAAAGAGGGTAAGAATATCCCTCTCCAAAGGCTTTACACTGGTGCCTCGGTTTACTTCCAGGCTTTTCAACAAAAGCATAACGAAAAGGTAGATAAAGCAAAGCGTCCCGAGACTATTTGTGAACTACTGTATTGGTTATTAGGACTACCTTACACTCCGGTGGGTACGCAAGTGGAAAGCGGGTCACTGGAAGTCTTGTTTGACGAAGATGACGATAGCGAAGACGATGAGGATAGTGAGGAAAATGAAGTATGTGGTTATTTACCTTCAGAAAAGTGTTGCAAATCACCAGCTACAAGCAGTGAATGTCGTCTGTCACCTGCAAACGCCGATTCCTTTCTATTACCTCCATGCTACTATTCAGCATTTGTGCTGATGTCTATACAAGGAAAGCTTCATCCTGGAACAAATACAACTGTTCACCAAGCTTCATCCAGCGGAGGAATGGTTACTCAGCAACGTGGACCTTTTCTGCATGACGTATATGCCAATAAACACTTTGAATTCTATTACCCATCATTCATTAGAAGCTGGATAGTTACGGTTTGGGATGTAGTATATGCCCTCTATTTCCAATTAGGGTTCCTCTATAAACAGTGTAAAGTGGACTATGCTACTGGATATGGATGGAAAAATTGTACGTATGGTAAGGGTGTTACATGTAATAAGTCACAAACATGGATATGTACGACTTCCCCACCTCAAGGTGCTCAGCATGGCGAATGCGGAAAAGATACTAATAGGTGTTCGCCCCTTCAAGGTTACTTATGTGATACCCTCACAGACTTTAAGTGTAAAAATAATGATCAAGAATCCGATTCAAAATCTGAATCCAAAGCGTATTGTGCCCATCTGAAACATCGCCCATCTTCTCAGTGGTGTCCCATACCAATGGGTTTTGCAAAAAATATGAAACCTATTACTCCGGAACGCAAAGGAGAGCATCTCGCTTTAATCTTAACTGCCTACTTTGAAGAGAATACCGATGGTTCAAGTCTGTATCAATTGGTGTTGTTTGCTGGCATTGTGTCACTTAGACCACCTCGTTGTCTAGGTGATATGTTTGCTTTTTTTTGTGGTATTGGAAGATTGTGTAATACCAAGCCTGTCCCAAAGAAAGAACTATTAGATAATCTTTTGAAAGATACAATGAGTGGGTATCCGGGAACACCTAAACCAGAAGAAATTACGGGACCCTTAAAAACATTAGCTGGTAGTTGCACCCAACCATCTCCATCAAAGGGCACTTGTCATAGTCTTTGCAGTTTAAGTCCTCCAGATGGATCTGCATGCGATTCCTGcaccaaatatatatgctctCTTTCTTGGTCAGTATATACGGTCTTTGCCAAGGAATCTTTCGGATCCTACCTCTCATGGGCTGTTTATCTGATCGACGATTTCCAAACTAATCTCAATTGCTTTCTCAAATATTTTGAGAATGTTGAATGTAAATCTGGATGCTCACACTGCACCAATAAACATAAATGCCACGAATTAAACCAGTCCAGTGGATGTCAATGCAAGGTGATTGAATGTAAGGGTATACTTGGAGCACTGTATAGATTTGGATTCACATATCAGGATGCGGCTACTCTGAAAAGTGTAAAGACTTGCTCCGATTTCCTCCAGCAATTGAAAACAGTAACCGATGGAAATCCCTTAAAGGAGCTTATTAGAGCCGTTAACCAGATGCTCTATTCAATACGTCTagcatttatattttgggCGTGGTTGTTATGGACGGCTGCGATTGTCTACCTCATCTTTGGACTGGTGGTAGACCTAGACATCCTTCACATCAGATCGCACATTTGGCTGAAGCACACACACAATATTCCAGCCTTTAATTTATTCGCGGCCAGGCGCCTTAAATACGGCATACAGGTGTACTTCGGCCGATAG
- a CDS encoding putative integral membrane protein codes for MIPYYITKMMRLLAIPALLCSGFFVGGGVYAYLSKRSLVSLIMSSVFSGCFAGSTYVMIAQPERSIGFCLAATTSLLALAFGAYRMFFVEPTSTAKKHVATTIYSVGLGSSCFYIAVLMAKKLFETQATIHRDVL; via the exons atgattccatattaCATCACCAAAATGATGCGATTGTTAGCAATACCAGCCCTGCTCTGCAGTGGCTTCTTCGTGGGTGGAGGGGTATACGCATACCTGTCTAAAAGGTCTCTAGTATCACTCATTATGTCATCAGTCTTTTCGGGGTGCTTTGCCG GCTCAACGTACGTCATGATTGCCCAGCCTGAACGTAGTATTGGATTCTGCCTTGCAGCTACAACATCGTTACTGGCACTAGCATTCGGTGCTTACAGAATGTTTTTCGTGGAGCCAACTTCG ACCGCCAAGAAACACGTGGCAACAACAATATACAGTGTTGGACTGGGATCGTCttgtttctatattgcTGTCCTGATGGCCAAGAAGCTGTTCGAGACACAGGCTACAATACACCGGGATGTGCTGTAG
- a CDS encoding putative integral membrane protein produces the protein MLIWSLTTKVSQGYCLSCVVEMLLKIKYSIYSAELRLLCFILFLAAIWIRFLILPAIPILCLYDVATIVFRKSSIVCKSICLNS, from the exons ATGCTAATATGGTCTCTAACAACGAAAGTGAGTCAAGGATATTGTTTAAG TTGTGTTGTTGAGATGCTGCTTAAAATCAAATACAGCATTTACTCAGCTGAATTGCGATTGTTATGCTTCATCTTGTTCCTTGCCGCTATTTGGATACgatttttaattttaccTGCGATTCCGATTTTATGTTTATACGATG TTGCCACAATAGTCTTTCGTAAATCTTCTATAGTTTGCAAATCAATCTGTCTCAATTCCTGA
- a CDS encoding PAP2 C-terminal family protein, giving the protein MADNLTNTVQDDYKSPWVRASGRKSTYKHTFSSWESTGHVDFQQTLSQASNKGDVTINLENADESYVESVFKESKYVALGMLRNLLLTAVVFIAVLLFQALCMWSSDSIYAMYTHPDAPPLQPEMKEWNMSRLYDHIQVLFNGLNKGERISIRYADALIAIMFIVIGTKAIFLSPLIPACQMLIRYMVVMSQIYFIRALFIAASVVPASIPNCTTFSPNDSFAKQYLHVLLGYFSVVDTCTDMIISGHTAGSISIMLMFVLHNRQWYLNTIIMIVAGIICFLLILTRAHYTIDIMFGMLFALQIYSQHLRMVSRVGRCTFKGLQLGNSVFSSICKLVSKVEMVEERVNLFIRLQHLRDAHINKDATQMQKLDFYYNIYGIEDEMQPRCVYKGYDEWSLANARLIKRLVLQKTGSREQRHNLDSEQPALDDTPVTQS; this is encoded by the coding sequence ATGGCGGACAATCTCACAAATACTGTGCAAGATGACTATAAATCACCCTGGGTACGCGCCAGTGGGAGGAAATCTACATATAAGCACACTTTCAGCTCATGGGAGTCAACCGGGCACGTAGATTTCCAACAAACATTGTCCCAGGCATCGAACAAGGGTGATGTCACAATCAACCTAGAAAATGCGGATGAATCCTACGTGGAATCCGTATTCAAAGAATCAAAGTATGTGGCCCTTGGAATGCTTCGCAACCTGCTGCTAACCGCTGTAGTGTTCATTGCGGTTCTGCTGTTCCAAGCTTTGTGTATGTGGAGCAGCGATAGCATTTACGCCATGTATACACATCCAGATGCGCCACCACTACAACCAGAAATGAAAGAATGGAATATGTCAAGGTTGTATGACCATATACAGGTATTATTCAATGGCTTGAATAAAGGAGAGCGCATATCCATACGATACGCTGACGCACTTATCGCTATTATGTTCATCGTCATAGGAACCAAGGCCATTTTCTTGTCACCGCTCATACCAGCATGCCAAATGCTCATTAGATACATGGTTGTCATGTCCCAGATATACTTCATCAGGGCACTGTTCATCGCCGCAAGCGTAGTACCAGCATCAATACCCAATTGCACAACATTCAGCCCTAATGACAGCTTTGCAAAACAGTATCTGCACGTGCTATTGGGGTATTTCTCTGTGGTCGATACGTGTACCGATATGATAATATCGGGACATACCGCAGGAAGTATCAGCATCATGCTAATGTTTGTACTACATAACAGGCAGTGGTACCTCAATACCATAATCATGATCGTTGCTGGTATTATATGCTTTTTGTTAATCCTTACAAGGGCACACTACACCATCGATATCATGTTCGGGATGCTATTCGCCCTGCAGATATACTCGCAACATCTACGCATGGTGTCCAGAGTTGGTAGATGCACTTTCAAAGGATTGCAACTTGGAAACTCAGTATTCTCGTCCATATGCAAGCTTGTGTCAAAAGTGGAGATGGTCGAAGAAAGAGTTAATCTATTCATACGCCTCCAACATCTTAGAGATGCCCATATTAACAAGGATGCAACACAGATGCAGAAACTTGACTTttattacaatatatacggCATAGAAGATGAAATGCAACCCAGATGTGTCTACAAGGGATATGACGAATGGAGTCTGGCTAACGCTAGACTTATTAAACGACTTGTGTTGCAGAAGACGGGATCACGTGAACAGCGCCACAATTTAGATAGTGAACAACCAGCCTTAGATGACACACCTGTAACACAAtcttaa
- a CDS encoding putative integral membrane protein encodes MSSPSENAAALEHSSSYVKYFSAEGWDDSFVDTVESFENSDGIFHTPKSTRALFVEGLSSSSIEDTTRSVVLSTHREHGFGACESDMSEASVVEHGMSLPIGTGSSFSNYESYRIPKKIIITLRFSDLLRYPLLRLSNCISVLRFQRSLLDETAGSDSVYRRMKVVPSVLSVTSISGLLFMRDFVKAYYKRYGWKGFYRGFSEYLLYRFYRDVMKYIVPRFIVPRLSAFCGSLYHSALSVEPASVSHLRNRYLKQLSADNDSSGWKKSSLYKFIERNIRFDSYRFFVDALVELFTYPLLTLSCRMMIYDGPYVLNTWSLFNSIVTWDGYSTLYSGFTWHMVSLVFDQLTRNYQRKHSGLFMGRHASTLDQCVPFLLTVGSTVSYQVSLAQRCMSSMDGFCMPTSSLSALSAFPWMTLFVQMGLAAWVMRLKDKLET; translated from the coding sequence ATGTCGTCACCTTCTGAGAATGCTGCTGCGTTGGAACATTCTTCTTCCTATGTGAAATATTTTTCAGCTGAAGGATGGGATGATTCATTTGTAGATACTGTGGAATCCTTTGAAAATTCTGACGGTATTTTCCACACACCCAAGTCTACTCGTGCTTTGTTTGTTGAAGGTTTATCATCGAGTTCAATCGAGGATACTACGCGTTCGGTTGTGTTGTCAACACATCGTGAACATGGCTTTGGCGCTTGTGAATCTGATATGTCAGAGGCATCTGTGGTTGAGCATGGCATGTCATTGCCAATCGGGACAGGTAGCTCATTCTCGAATTATGAGTCCTACCGCATTCCTAAGAAGATTATTATAACGTTGCGTTTTTCTGATTTATTGCGTTATCCGTTATTGCGTCTATCGAATTGCATAAGTGTTTTAAGATTTCAGCGTTCTTTATTGGATGAAACTGCGGGATCGGATTCTGTATACCGTCGCATGAAGGTAGTCCCTTCTGTATTATCAGTGACATCCATTTCTGGTTTATTATTTATGCGTGACTTTGTAAAAGCTTATTACAAACGTTATGGATGGAAGGGATTTTACCGTGGTTTCAGTGAATATCTATTGTATCGTTTTTATCGTGACGTTATGAAGTACATTGTACCTCGTTTTATCGTACCGCGTTTAAGTGCATTTTGTGGCTCTCTATATCACAGTGCATTATCAGTTGAGCCTGCGTCAGTCAGTCACTTACGCAATCGTTATCTTAAACAACTTAGTGCTGACAACGACTCATCCGGCTGGAAAAAGAGCTCTTTGTACAAATTCATTGAGCGCAATATACGTTTTGATAGCTACAGGTTCTTTGTGGACGCATTAGTAGAGCTTTTCACATACCCGTTATTAACACTTTCATGTCGtatgatgatatatgaCGGTCCCTATGTACTGAACACATGGAGCTTATTTAACAGCATTGTAACGTGGGACGGGTACTCGACATTATACAGCGGCTTTACGTGGCATATGGTATCTTTGGTATTTGACCAACTGACGCGCAATTACCAACGTAAGCATTCTGGTTTGTTTATGGGAAGACATGCATCTACACTCGACCAGTGCGTTCCCTTTTTGCTTACTGTTGGTTCCACCGTTAGCTATCAGGTATCGTTAGCTCAGCGTTGCATGTCATCTATGGATGGTTTCTGCATGCCTACATCATCATTATCAGCCCTTTCTGCTTTCCCTTGGATGACCTTATTCGTACAGATGGGTCTTGCTGCATGGGTTATGCGTCTGAAGGATAAACTAGAAACCTAG
- a CDS encoding PA14 domain family protein: MRCRFIPLILWCAGASRRHVTNASFSLFEDPSDSSNSDTSQTGLSTDANNVRQAIPPGADDGVAPQSIATSSQPHDMSSSLISQPNAIHDPKLDRVIPIPGSDSIIGDGSTNEDDNDLMYYLTQYRSRVRRTVEGHLCASAFVEKNQIYTDCTMEVAPDGTVNREWCYLESQLNGQLERDWGFCVPPLNYENIRGAVLGKIREKADQGTELKRALLKHRSLLLGMGRRLSIYCGSGHKGFERSLTRLKEMVQSSEDSLKAMRSVSNDVVELKAEIKKDQERYNALRLKIPSEVLTQVSDGLLGTYYSGHLLEFPAYGSRIDRELNFVFSDFMPVVGLNPQRFSVLWHGYIRAPHSGNFVFSVTTNSNVRVELDGVEIINNGLVREGDSESGYRYFINPMLRGARLTSQSQQLVGGRFYRIQLEFSHSQQYHYRPSESVLKLEWSSLRLPLEVIKDYLYTKAVAPRLSISYLSHDHFIIHTAMNGVLAFMDDDTAFLNDLSNDLIGTTLLRTLRSPGYRTFVLQLNVTCAIYVGYISDVIPISTVTEDALEFIGCPGSLVHLVDGTDAPKRLHLKRGKLQRGHTYTFHVEVKNSPFFIFLSMRDFSEPLQGEGPIKVLSIPDTELYLSCSESSSIGDGFGCTAGLSGKLLDQKHAIWRPTEGPGSWLKLVFRRPVLVTGFQIKQSDDPSRWVRRISLDYDDGSEFFELLHSNDPRSNLYHLNEPRSLNQVILRIDELYTSAQSTALGINFLGQMLSEESAGLRRVLMNCHDTLSDNIDVQPLSEGHSYELVCSRRCFDVSSPLGKVEVHDISKPPCAALNIDLCRAGGDHSVCHAAITIMKKSEPGTDDVFGYVLSRLDRGVRDVPFRASILFKTGTNRFPQHNFFVDNGSLKGPVDTSYIRQIGANPRMGEVSYGWLRPNVSDVYELGIALPLPVESQKCIQTPGCQPNFWSIDLPRNGRYKIELVLGNSVSSDVTTVDDIVPNGALVPQRLCLEVNGQVVLNCVEIAGGSLYTLVKEIEVRNNLLKLTSTSSNSSCANYRTRLQFVKVTEM, encoded by the coding sequence ATGCGATGCAGGTTCATTCCTCTTATCCTTTGGTGTGCCGGTGCATCGCGACGTCATGTGACAAATGCTTCCTTCAGTCTTTTTGAGGATCCCAGTGATTCTTCAAATAGTGACACATCGCAAACAGGTCTCTCTACGGATGCTAACAATGTTAGACAGGCCATTCCACCGGGAGCCGATGATGGCGTGGCTCCGCAATCAATCGCTACCTCTTCACAACCTCATGACATGAGTTCTTCTCTTATATCGCAACCTAATGCTATCCATGACCCTAAATTAGATCGTGTCATACCAATTCCAGGATCGGATTCTATAATTGGTGATGGATCTACtaatgaagatgataaCGATTTAATGTACTATTTAACTCAGTATCGATCTCGTGTTCGTCGTACTGTTGAGGGTCATTTATGTGCTTCTGCTTTTGTTGAGAAGAACCAGATATACACCGATTGTACTATGGAGGTAGCTCCAGACGGTACTGTGAACCGTGAGTGGTGTTATTTGGAATCGCAGTTAAACGGTCAGTTAGAGCGTGATTGGGGGTTTTGTGTACCTCCATTGAATTATGAAAACATTCGTGGTGCCGTTTTAGGTAAGATTCGTGAGAAGGCTGACCAGGGCACTGAGTTAAAGCGTGCTTTACTGAAGCATAGGTCACTTTTATTAGGTATGGGCCGTCGTCTATCTATATACTGTGGCTCTGGCCACAAGGGCTTTGAACGATCATTAACACGTCTTAAGGAGATGGTTCAGAGTTCAGAGGACTCTCTGAAGGCTATGCGTTCGGTATCTAACGACGTGGTTGAGCTCAAGGCAGAGATTAAGAAGGACCAGGAACGTTACAATGCTCTGCGCCTTAAGATTCCTTCTGAGGTATTGACCCAGGTTAGTGACGGCTTACTTGGTACTTATTACTCCGGTCATCTACTGGAATTTCCTGCGTATGGCAGTCGTATAGACCGTGAGTTGAACTTTGTCTTTTCTGACTTTATGCCTGTTGTTGGTTTGAATCCTCAGCGTTTCTCTGTTTTGTGGCACGGTTATATCCGTGCTCCTCATTCGGGTAACTTTGTTTTTAGTGTTACTACTAACAGTAACGTTCGTGTTGAATTGGATGGTGTGGAGATAATTAACAACGGACTAGTTCGTGAGGGTGACTCTGAATCCGGCTACCGTTATTTTATAAACCCTATGCTTCGTGGCGCTAGGCTAACATCGCAATCTCAGCAGCTTGTTGGAGGTCGTTTTTACAGGATTCAATTGGAATTCAGTCATTCTCAGCAGTATCACTATAGACCCAGTGAATCCGTTCTCAAATTAGAGTGGTCCTCATTGAGACTGCCTCTTGAGGTAATAAAGGACTATTTATACACGAAAGCAGTCGCACCGCGTCTATCCATCAGTTATTTATCGCATGACCATTTCATTATTCACACTGCTATGAATGGAGTTTTGGCCTTTATGGATGATGACACAGCATTTTTGAATGATTTATCAAATGACCTCATAGGCACTACATTGTTGCGTACACTTCGATCACCAGGCTACCGGACGTTTGTATTACAACTTAATGTTACCTGTGCTATATACGttggatatatatctgaCGTGATACCCATAAGCACTGTGACTGAAGACGCCCTCGAGTTTATTGGATGTCCTGGATCATTAGTACATCTAGTTGATGGCACGGACGCCCCCAAACGTCTACATTTAAAGCGCGGTAAACTACAGCGTGGCCATACTTATACATTCCACGTGGAGGTAAAGAATTCACCGTTCTTTATATTCCTATCGATGCGTGACTTTTCTGAGCCTTTACAGGGTGAGGGTCCAATTAAGGTATTATCTATTCCTGACACCGAGTTATACCTCAGCTGTTCTGAGTCCTCTAGTATAGGTGATGGCTTCGGGTGCACTGCTGGTTTATCTGGTAAGCTACTTGACCAGAAACACGCCATTTGGCGTCCAACCGAGGGTCCTGGATCGTGGTTAAAGTTAGTATTCCGTCGTCCTGTACTGGTTACTGGATTCCAGATAAAGCAGAGCGACGACCCTTCTCGATGGGTTCGTCGGATATCACTTGACTACGATGACGGTTCTGAATTTTTCGAGCTTTTGCATTCAAATGACCCTAGGTCTAATTTATACCACCTAAATGAGCCTCGTTCATTGAATCAGGTCATACTACGTATCGATGAGCTCTACACCAGTGCCCAGTCTACTGCCTTAGGTATTAATTTCCTGGGTCAGATGCTATCTGAGGAGTCAGCAGGACTTCGTCGCGTGCTAATGAATTGTCATGATACATTATCTGACAACATTGATGTCCAGCCTTTATCTGAGGGTCATTCGTACGAGCTTGTCTGTAGTCGTCGCTGCTTTGATGTATCATCTCCATTGGGCAAAGTCGAGGTACATGACATTTCTAAACCGCCGTGCGCCGCTCTTAATATTGACTTATGTCGTGCTGGTGGTGATCACTCAGTATGCCACGCTGCAATAACTATAATGAAGAAATCTGAACCCGGTACTGACGATGTATTTGGTTATGTGTTATCAAGGCTTGATCGTGGTGTTCGTGATGTACCTTTTCGTGCATCTATTTTGTTTAAAACGGGTACCAACAGATTCCCACAGCATAACTTCTTTGTGGACAACGGTTCTTTGAAGGGTCCTGTGGATACTTCTTATATTCGTCAAATTGGTGCCAACCCTCGTATGGGTGAGGTATCATACGGATGGCTTCGACCTAATGTAAGTGACGTCTACGAGCTGGGCATAGCATTGCCATTACCTGTGGAATCTCAGAAGTGCATTCAAACTCCTGGGTGCCAGCCTAACTTCTGGTCTATTGATTTACCTCGCAATGGCCGCTACAAGATCGAGTTAGTTTTGGGCAATTCGGTATCTTCGGATGTAACTACTGTGGACGACATAGTTCCCAATGGCGCTTTGGTTCCTCAGCGTCTGTGTTTGGAGGTTAATGGTCAGGTAGTCCTCAACTGTGTTGAGATTGCTGGCGGTTCACTTTACACCTTGGTCAAGGAGATTGAGGTGCGCAACAACTTGCTGAAGTTGACTTCTACTAGCAGCAACAGCTCGTGTGCGAACTATCGTACGCGCTTACAATTTGTCAAGGTCACTGAGATGTAA
- a CDS encoding putative integral membrane protein, protein MKFSGIASAFLAIGSAIFGAASASYAGENDNAGILSELMIVKNNEDFVARRYGTFNLPNLVPGEESSPAGEPSNPGAGDAEL, encoded by the exons ATGAAGTTCTCCGGTATTGCCTCTGCCTTCCTGGCCATTGGATCAGCCATTTTCGGTG CTGCTTCTGCCTCCTACGCCGGTGAGAACGACAACGCAG GTATCCTTTCTGAGCTTATGATTGTTAAAAACAATGAGGACTTTGTAGCTCGTAGGTACGGTACCTTCAACCTGCCCAACTTGGTACCTGGTGAGGAGAGCTCACCCGCTGGCGAGCCCTCCAACCCTGGTGCTGGTGACGCCGAGCTTTGA
- a CDS encoding Acetyltransferase (GNAT) family protein (encoded by transcript variant A - alternatively spliced) has protein sequence MRRMTFTDIYAIRRIEKDRFIEIYSFSEYLKFLVYYPPLCLVIDLDGELAAFIIGCTEIDNNVVYGHVSSLIVLPQFRRRKFATELMLEFERVCREELNCAYVNFFVNPLNEVALSLYNKLGYQVHCTLPKYYNSTDDAYEMRKSLISPTEPL, from the exons ATGAGGCGCATGACTTTCACTGATATTTATGCGATTCGTCGTATAGAGAAGGATAGGTTCATTGAGATTTACTCCTTCTCGGAATATCTCAAGTTTCTTGTTTACTATCCGCCATTGTGTTTGGTCATAGACTTAGATGGTGAACTCGCCGCTTTTATAATTG GATGCACGGAGATTGATAATAACGTTGTATATGGCCACGTCTCGTCACTGATTGTATTACCGCAGTTTAGGCGGCGTAAGTTTGCTACAGAGCTTATGTTGGAATTTGAGCGTGTCTGCCGAGAGGAATTGAATTGCGCTTATGTAAACTTTTTTGTGAATCCGTTAAACGAAGTTGCCTTATCTCTCTACAACAAGTTGGGATACCAAGTACACTGCACGTTGCCGAAGTACTACAACAGCACTGACGACGCATATGAGATGAGAAAATCACTTATAAGTCCGACTGAACCGTTATAG
- a CDS encoding Acetyltransferase (GNAT) family protein (encoded by transcript variant B - alternatively spliced): MCLYCIYILLYRLLSIGILVFVLGLIHLFGYTLSYSLSGCTEIDNNVVYGHVSSLIVLPQFRRRKFATELMLEFERVCREELNCAYVNFFVNPLNEVALSLYNKLGYQVHCTLPKYYNSTDDAYEMRKSLISPTEPL; encoded by the coding sequence ATGTGCTTATATTGcatttatatactattGTACCGGTTATTGTCCATTGGAATCCTTGTGTTTGTTTTAGGATTAATTCATCTATTTGGTTACACATTGAGTTATTCTTTGTCAGGATGCACGGAGATTGATAATAACGTTGTATATGGCCACGTCTCGTCACTGATTGTATTACCGCAGTTTAGGCGGCGTAAGTTTGCTACAGAGCTTATGTTGGAATTTGAGCGTGTCTGCCGAGAGGAATTGAATTGCGCTTATGTAAACTTTTTTGTGAATCCGTTAAACGAAGTTGCCTTATCTCTCTACAACAAGTTGGGATACCAAGTACACTGCACGTTGCCGAAGTACTACAACAGCACTGACGACGCATATGAGATGAGAAAATCACTTATAAGTCCGACTGAACCGTTATAG